In Streptococcus uberis, a single window of DNA contains:
- the glmS gene encoding glutamine--fructose-6-phosphate transaminase (isomerizing) yields the protein MCGIVGVVGNRNATDILMQGLEKLEYRGYDSAGIFVANGDKSSLVKSVGRIADLRSKIGIDVAGSTGIGHTRWATHGQATVENAHPHTSASSRFVLVHNGVIENYLQMKEEYLVGHEFKGQTDTEIAVHLIGKFVEEDGLSVLEAFKNALSIIEGSYAFALIDTEDADTIYVAKNKSPLLIGLGEGYNMVCSDAMAMIRETSQFMEIHDKELVILTKDSVTVLDYDGNQLERDSYTAELDLSDIGKGTYPFYMLKEIDEQPTVMRKLISTYSDESGKMAIDPAIVKTVQEADRIYILAAGTSYNAGFASKAMIEQLTDTPVELGVASEWGYNMPLLSQKPMFILLSQSGETADSRQVLVKANQMGIPSLTVTNVPGSTLSREATYTMLLHAGPEIAVASTKAYTAQVAALAFLSKAVGEANGKKEALEFDLVHELSLVAQSIEATLSEKDFIASKVEKLLATTRNAFYIGRGNDYYVAMEASLKLKEISYIQCEGFAAGELKHGTISLIEDGTPVIGLISSSELVAAHTRGNIQEVAARGASVLTVVEEGLDREGDDIVVNKVHPYLATIGMVIPTQLIAYYASLQRGLDVDKPRNLAKAVTVE from the coding sequence ATGTGTGGTATTGTTGGAGTCGTAGGAAATCGAAATGCGACTGATATTTTGATGCAAGGTTTAGAGAAATTAGAATACCGTGGTTATGATTCAGCTGGTATTTTTGTTGCCAATGGTGACAAGTCAAGTCTAGTTAAGTCTGTAGGAAGAATTGCAGATTTGCGTTCAAAAATTGGTATTGATGTAGCTGGTAGTACAGGTATTGGACATACACGTTGGGCAACTCATGGACAAGCAACCGTTGAAAATGCTCACCCACATACTTCTGCATCAAGCCGCTTTGTACTCGTTCATAATGGTGTTATCGAGAACTATCTTCAAATGAAAGAAGAGTATTTAGTAGGCCATGAATTTAAAGGTCAAACAGATACTGAAATCGCTGTTCATTTAATTGGTAAATTTGTAGAAGAAGATGGTTTATCAGTACTGGAAGCATTTAAAAATGCACTTTCAATTATTGAAGGTTCATATGCTTTTGCCCTGATTGATACAGAGGATGCTGATACAATCTATGTTGCTAAAAATAAATCTCCATTGCTCATTGGTTTAGGCGAAGGCTATAATATGGTATGTTCTGATGCGATGGCTATGATTCGTGAAACCAGCCAATTTATGGAAATTCATGATAAAGAACTTGTTATCTTAACAAAAGATTCAGTGACTGTTTTAGATTATGATGGTAACCAACTTGAAAGAGATTCATATACAGCAGAATTAGACTTATCTGACATTGGAAAAGGAACTTATCCTTTCTACATGTTAAAAGAAATTGATGAGCAACCTACTGTTATGCGTAAATTGATTTCAACTTATTCTGATGAATCTGGAAAAATGGCAATTGATCCTGCCATTGTCAAAACTGTTCAAGAAGCAGATCGTATTTACATCTTAGCTGCAGGTACATCTTACAACGCTGGTTTTGCTTCAAAAGCAATGATTGAACAATTAACTGATACACCTGTTGAACTTGGTGTTGCTTCTGAGTGGGGGTATAATATGCCACTCTTAAGTCAAAAACCAATGTTTATCTTGTTGAGTCAATCAGGTGAAACTGCTGATAGTCGACAAGTTTTGGTTAAAGCTAACCAAATGGGGATCCCAAGTTTAACGGTCACAAACGTACCAGGTTCAACACTGTCACGTGAAGCTACCTACACCATGTTACTACATGCTGGACCAGAAATTGCAGTTGCTTCAACAAAAGCCTATACTGCTCAGGTTGCAGCACTTGCTTTCTTATCAAAAGCAGTTGGTGAAGCAAATGGTAAAAAAGAAGCTTTAGAGTTTGACTTAGTCCATGAACTTTCTCTAGTCGCTCAATCTATTGAAGCAACCCTTTCTGAAAAAGATTTCATTGCATCAAAAGTTGAGAAATTATTAGCGACAACCCGCAATGCTTTCTATATTGGTCGTGGTAATGATTATTATGTTGCCATGGAAGCTTCTTTGAAATTAAAAGAAATTTCATACATTCAATGTGAAGGGTTTGCAGCTGGTGAATTAAAACATGGTACAATTTCTCTCATTGAAGATGGCACACCTGTTATCGGCTTGATTTCTTCAAGTGAACTTGTTGCAGCTCATACTCGTGGAAATATCCAAGAAGTTGCAGCACGTGGAGCTAGTGTCTTAACTGTTGTTGAAGAAGGTTTGGACCGTGAAGGTGATGACATTGTTGTCAATAAAGTACATCCATATTTAGCAACTATTGGAATGGTCATTCCGACACAACTTATTGCTTACTATGCATCATTACAACGTGGCCTTGATGTTGACAAACCACGTAATTTGGCAAAAGCCGTTACTGTAGAATAA
- the lepB gene encoding signal peptidase I, whose protein sequence is MVKRDFIRNIILALLAIVIFILLRIFVFSTFEIHKEAENAYLKNGDLVTIRRNIKPKYKDFVVYRIDDKDYVSRVIASAGQSATSMDDILYINNQVVDEPYIEKTKNDFLTTSPMGSLFTEDFNITTISKGNNKVIPSGKYLLLNDNRQNKNDSREFGLIDKSQIKGVITFKILPLDQFGFIENE, encoded by the coding sequence ATGGTTAAAAGAGATTTTATCAGAAATATCATATTAGCTTTGTTAGCTATCGTTATCTTTATTCTCTTAAGAATTTTTGTTTTTTCTACTTTTGAAATTCATAAAGAAGCTGAAAATGCATATCTAAAAAATGGAGATTTAGTAACGATACGTAGAAACATTAAGCCAAAGTATAAAGATTTTGTTGTATATAGGATTGATGACAAAGATTATGTCAGTCGTGTGATTGCCAGTGCTGGTCAAAGCGCTACATCCATGGATGATATTTTATATATCAATAATCAAGTTGTTGATGAACCCTATATTGAAAAAACAAAAAATGATTTTTTGACAACCTCTCCAATGGGGTCATTGTTTACTGAAGATTTTAATATCACAACCATTTCTAAGGGTAATAATAAAGTTATTCCAAGCGGAAAATACCTTTTATTAAATGATAATCGTCAAAATAAAAATGATAGTCGTGAGTTTGGTTTAATTGATAAGTCACAGATTAAGGGTGTTATTACCTTTAAAATTCTACCTCTAGATCAATTTGGATTTATAGAAAATGAGTAG
- the pyk gene encoding pyruvate kinase — translation MNKRVKIVATLGPAVEIRGGKKYGEDGYWAGQLDVEASAKKIAELIEAGANVFRFNFSHGDHKEQGDRMATVRRAEEMARQKVAFLLDTKGPEMRTELFADDAKEYSYTTGERIRVTTEQGVLSSRDVIALSVAGGLDIYDEVEVGHTILIDDGKLGLKVIEKDIATRQFVVEVENDGIIAKQKGVNIPNTKIPFPALAERDNADIRFGLEQGLNFIAISFVRTAKDVEEVRQICRETGNEHVQLFAKIENQQGIDNLDEIIEAADGIMIARGDMGIEVPFEMVPVFQKMIITKVNAAGKAVITATNMLETMTEKPRATRSEVSDVFNAVIDGTDATMLSGESANGKYPVESVRTMATIDKNAQTLLNEYGRLDSSKFPRTNKTDVIASAVKDATQSMDIKLVVTITETGNTARAISKFRPDADILAVTFDEKVQRALMIYWGVTPVLAEKPSSTDDMFEVAEQVALETGLVQSGDNIVIVAGVPVGSGGTNTMRVRTVK, via the coding sequence ATGAATAAACGCGTAAAAATTGTTGCAACACTTGGTCCTGCGGTAGAAATCCGTGGCGGAAAAAAATATGGAGAAGATGGCTATTGGGCTGGTCAACTTGATGTTGAAGCATCAGCTAAAAAGATTGCTGAATTAATCGAAGCTGGCGCTAATGTTTTCCGTTTCAATTTCTCACACGGCGACCACAAAGAACAAGGTGACCGTATGGCAACTGTAAGACGTGCAGAAGAAATGGCTCGTCAAAAAGTAGCCTTTCTTTTAGATACTAAAGGTCCAGAAATGCGTACTGAATTATTTGCTGATGATGCAAAAGAATACAGCTACACAACTGGTGAACGTATCCGTGTTACAACTGAGCAAGGAGTTCTATCAAGCCGTGATGTTATTGCGCTTAGCGTTGCTGGTGGACTTGATATTTACGACGAAGTCGAAGTTGGACACACTATCCTTATCGATGATGGTAAATTAGGACTTAAAGTTATTGAAAAAGACATTGCAACTCGTCAATTTGTTGTTGAAGTTGAAAATGATGGGATTATTGCAAAACAAAAAGGTGTTAATATCCCTAACACAAAAATCCCATTCCCAGCTTTAGCAGAGCGTGACAATGCTGATATCCGTTTTGGTCTTGAACAAGGACTTAACTTTATCGCTATTTCATTTGTTCGTACTGCAAAAGATGTTGAAGAAGTTCGTCAAATCTGTCGTGAAACAGGTAATGAACACGTTCAATTGTTTGCTAAAATTGAAAACCAACAAGGTATTGATAATCTTGATGAAATCATTGAAGCTGCTGATGGTATCATGATTGCCCGTGGTGACATGGGAATTGAAGTACCATTTGAAATGGTTCCAGTATTCCAAAAAATGATTATCACAAAAGTAAATGCCGCTGGTAAAGCTGTTATCACAGCTACAAATATGCTTGAAACAATGACTGAAAAACCACGTGCAACACGCTCAGAGGTTTCTGACGTCTTTAACGCTGTTATCGATGGTACAGACGCTACAATGCTTTCTGGTGAGTCTGCAAATGGTAAATACCCAGTTGAATCTGTTCGTACAATGGCTACAATTGATAAGAATGCTCAAACACTTCTTAACGAATATGGTCGTTTAGATTCTTCTAAATTCCCACGTACAAATAAAACAGATGTTATCGCATCAGCTGTTAAAGATGCTACACAGTCAATGGATATCAAACTTGTTGTTACTATCACTGAAACTGGTAATACAGCACGTGCGATTTCTAAATTCCGTCCTGATGCTGACATCTTAGCTGTTACTTTTGATGAAAAAGTTCAACGTGCTTTGATGATCTATTGGGGTGTTACTCCAGTTCTTGCAGAAAAACCATCTTCTACAGATGATATGTTTGAAGTTGCTGAACAAGTTGCCCTTGAAACAGGTCTTGTTCAATCAGGTGATAATATTGTGATTGTAGCTGGTGTTCCAGTAGGATCAGGCGGAACAAACACAATGCGCGTTCGTACCGTAAAATAA